Proteins from one Rosa chinensis cultivar Old Blush chromosome 7, RchiOBHm-V2, whole genome shotgun sequence genomic window:
- the LOC112175386 gene encoding primary amine oxidase: METRNFFSLFFLSLCIGFVLLFTWGHLPYAPPYTTDLLDCTTNSAWCTSKNRSQSKPSSNLLKNKNHRSHNHASDIPHHPLDPLTVQELNKIRTILSSHALFKSSSAYALHSIELEEPDKPFVLRWKKGDPLLPRKASVIARASGKAHVLTVDLATSEVSVQQTGTHFGYPMLTMEEITAAIWVPLSNAKFNRTIIQRGVDLADLACLPISSGWFDEYEENRRRLIKVQCFSTKDTVNFYMRPIEGLTVLVDLDAEQVVEISDKGGNIPIPKAANTDYRYSASQEVSRVIKLVNPISIEQREGPSFTVEDGHLVKWANWEFHVKADARAGVIISEARVRDPDTGDQRDVMYKGFPSELFVPYMDPTDAWYFKTYMDAGEYGFGLQAMPLDPLNDCPRNAYYIDGVFATSNGTPYVRSNMICVFESYGGDIGWRHTESPITGMEVREVRPKVTLVVRMAASVGNYDYIVDWEFQTDGLIRVKVGLSGILMVKGTPYENMNQVFDQDNLHGTLLSENVVGVIHDHYITFHLDMDVDGSENSFVKVNLQRQQTSPDESPRKSFLKATRTVAKTEKDAQVKLRLYDPSEFHVINPSKQTRVGNPVGYKVVPGATAASLLDPEDPPQKRAAFTNNQIWVTQYNRSEQWAGGLFAYQSHGEDTLAMWSDKDREIENKDIVVWYTLGFHHMPCQEDFPIMPTVSSSFDLKPVNFFQSNPILRTPPNVESDLPVCSPVAST; the protein is encoded by the exons ATGGAAACCCGAAACTTCTTcagccttttctttctttcgctCTGCATCGGATTTGTCCTCCTCTTCACTTGGGGTCACCTCCCTTACGCGCCTCCCTACACGACTGACCTTCTCGACTGCACCACCAACTCAGCATGGTGCACCTCCAAAAACCGCTCTCAGTCCAAACCGTCCAGCAACctcctcaaaaacaaaaaccaccgCAGCCACAACCACGCCTCCGACATTCCCCACCACCCTCTCGATCCCCTCACAGTCCAAGAACTCAACAAAATCCGAACCATCCTCTCCTCCCACGCGCTCTTCAAGTCCTCCTCAGCCTACGCGCTCCACTCCATCGAGCTCGAAGAGCCCGACAAGCCTTTCGTCCTCCGATGGAAAAAGGGCGACCCGCTGCTACCCAGAAAGGCCTCCGTCATCGCACGTGCCTCCGGGAAGGCGCACGTGCTGACCGTTGACCTGGCCACGAGCGAGGTGTCCGTACAGCAGACCGGAACCCACTTCGGCTATCCGATGCTGACCATGGAGGAAATAACCGCCGCGATCTGGGTCCCACTTTCGAACGCCAAGTTCAACCGCACGATCATCCAGCGCGGTGTTGATCTGGCGGACCTTGCGTGTTTGCCGATATCGTCGGGGTGGTTCGATGAGTACGAGGAGAACAGGAGGAGGTTGATTAAGGTACAGTGCTTCTCCACGAAGGACACTGTGAACTTTTACATGAGGCCAATCGAAGGGTTGACCGTTCTCGTTGACTTGGACGCCGAACAAGTGGTGGAGATTTCCGACAAGGGCGGGAACATTCCGATACCGAAGGCCGCCAACACAGACTATAGATACTCCGCCAGCCAGGAGGTCAGTCGAGTGATCAAGCTAGTGAATCCCATTTCCATTGAGCAACGAGAAGGTCCAAGTTTTACCGTGGAGGACGGTCACTTAGTAAAATGGGCAAATTGGGAATTTCATGTAAAAGCCGACGCCAGAGCCGGCGTGATCATATCTGAAGCTAGGGTCCGTGACCCAGATACCGGTGACCAAAGGGACGTGATGTACAAAGGGTTTCCGTCGGAGCTGTTTGTGCCTTACATGGACCCCACGGATGCATGGTACTTCAAGACTTATATGGATGCGGGCGAATACGGGTTCGGTTTACAGGCCATGCCGCTCGACCCGCTTAATGATTGCCCCCGTAACGCCTACTACATTGATGGTGTGTTTGCCACATCCAATGGAACGCCGTACGTCCGATCAAACATGATCTGCGTGTTCGAGAGCTATGGCGGGGATATCGGGTGGCGCCACACGGAGAGTCCGATAACGGGGATGGAG GTGAGAGAAGTGAGGCCAAAGGTGACACTAGTGGTTAGAATGGCAGCGTCAGTTGGTAACTATGACTATATCGTGGACTGGGAGTTCCAAACAGACGGATTAATCAGAGTAAAG GTTGGACTTAGTGGCATTTTGATGGTGAAAGGCACACCCTATGAGAACATGAACCAGGTCTTTGACCAAGACAATCTCCACGGCACTCTGTTATCTGAAAACGTTGTTGGAGTTATTCATGACCATTACATAACATTTCATCTTGATATGGATGTAGACGGTTCTGAAAATTCCTTTGTTAAAGTGAATCTCCAAAGGCAGCAAACCTCTCCTGATGAGTCCCCAAGGAAAAGCTTCTTGAAAGCAACTAGAACTGTGGCCAAAACGGAGAAGGATGCACAAGTCAAGCTAAGACTCTATGACCCGTCGGAGTTCCATGTGATCAACCCGTCGAAACAGACCCGGGTTGGGAACCCTGTCGGGTATAAGGTGGTTCCTGGTGCCACTGCTGCTAGTTTGCTTGATCCTGAAGACCCTCCCCAAAAGAGGGCTGCTTTTACGAATAACCAAATCTGGGTCACTCAATACAATCGGAGTGAGCAGTGGGCAGGTGGGTTGTTTGCTTACCAAAGCCATGGAGAAGATACTTTGGCCATGTGGTCTGACAA gGATCGAGAAATTGAGAATAAAGACATTGTGGTTTGGTACACATTAGGGTTTCATCACATGCCATGCCAAGAAGACTTTCCTATAATGCCGACGGTGTCATCTAGCTTTGATTTGAAGCCTGTGAATTTCTTTCAGAGCAACCCCATACTCCGGACGCCGCCTAATGTTGAGAGTGATTTGCCTGTTTGCTCACCTGTTGCTTCAACTTAA